The region ACCTTCGGCCTGCATTTCATCGTGTCCGCGGAATGGGACCCCGTCAATGACCAGTACGGCGCCCTGATCCCCATCATCGGCACCCTGGTGACCTCGGTTATCGCCTTGCTGATCGCCTTTCCCGTCAGCTTCGGCATTGCCCTGTTCCTCACGGAAATCTGCCCGGCCTGGCTGCGCCGCCCGCTGGGCACGGCTGTCGAATTGCTGGCCGGCGTGCCATCGATCATCTACGGCATCTGGGGCCTGTTCGTCTTCGCGCCCCTGTTTGCCGACCACGTCCAGCCTATCCTGAAAGCCACCCTCGGCAACGTGCCCGTCATCGGCCAGCTGTTTAGCGGCCCCATGATGGGCATCGGCTTGCTGACGGCCGGCCTGGTGCTGGCCATCATGATCATCCCCTTCATCGCTTCCGTGATGCGCGACGTGTTCGAGATCGTCCCTGCCGTGCTGAAGGAATCCGCATACGGCCTGGGCTGCACGCGCTGGGAAGTCGTACGCAAGATCGTCTTGCCATACACCAAGACCGGCGTCGTCGGCGGCGTCATGCTGGGCCTGGGCCGCGCACTGGGCGAGACCATGGCCGTCACCTTCGTCATCGGCAACGCGAATAAACTGTCGTGGTCGCTGTTCGCCGCCGGTAACAGCATCACCTCCCTGCTGGCGAATGAATTTGGCGAAGCGCAATCCGAGCTGCACGTGGCCTCGCTGTTCTCGCTGGCCCTGATCCTGTTTGTCATCACCTTTATCGTCTTATCCGCCGCCAAGCTGATGCTGGCTGGCATGTCCCGCAAGGAAGGCACGAAATGAGCCAAGTAAGCACTCTCGACGCTCCGGTCAAGCCGGCCATGAATCCCGTCTACCGCAAGCGCCTGCTGATGCACCGTGTCGGCATCGCCCTGTCGGTGGCCGCCATGGCCCTGGGCCTGGCCGTGCTCGTGTGGATCCTGTTCACCCTGGTGATCAAGGGCTTCGGCGCCCTGTCCGTCGACCTGTTCACGCAAACGACGCCGGCGCCCGGCAGCGAAGGCGGCGGCTTGATCAATGCCATCGTCGGCAGCGCCCTGATGGTGGGCCTGGCGACTGTCGTCAGCACCCCGATCGGCATCCTGGCCGGCATCTACCTGGCCGAATACGGCGAAGAAAACAAGCTGGCGCAAGTGACGCGTTTTGTGACGGACATCATGCTGTCGGCGCCATCGATCGTCATCGGCCTGTTCGTGTATGCGCTGTACGTGGCACACGTCAAACACTTCTCCGGTTATGCCGGTGCCATCGCGCTGTCCCTGATCGCCGTGCCGGTGGTGGTGCGCACGACGGACAATATGCTGCGTTTGGTACCGAACAGCCTGCTCGAAGCCGCGTTTGCTCTCGGCGCGCCGCGCTGGAAGGTCGCCACCCTGGTGCGCTTGCGCGCCGTCAAGGCGGGCGTGATCACCGGCGTACTGCTGGCATTGGCCCGCATCGCCGGCGAAACGGCGCCGCTGCTGTTCACGGCCCTGAATAACCAGTTCCAAAGCTTCAACATGAATGCGCCGATGGCCAACTTGCCGTCCGTCATCGCATCGTTTGCGATGAGCCCGTACGACAACTGGCGATCGCTGGCCTGGGGCGGCGCACTGCTGATCACCTTCAGCGTGCTGGCCTTGAATATCCTGTCGCGCACCGTGTTCAGCCAAAAAGTCCCTAATTAAACAGATACCGAGCGAAGCGAACCCATATGAATACGCAAATGAATCCAGCCCAAGACCTGGCACCAAAGAAGAAAACCATCGAGATTTCGGGCCTGAACTTTTTTTACGGCAAAACGCAAAGCTTGCATAACGTCAACCTCGATATCCACGAGAAAAAGGTCACGGCCTTCATCGGCCCGTCCGGTTGCGGCAAGTCGACCCTGTTGCGCACCCTGAACCGCATGTACGACCTGTATCCGGGCCAGCGCGCGGAAGGCTCGATCCTGTACCGCGGCCGCAACGTGCTTGACGCGGACCAGGACGTCAACATGCTGCGCGCCAAGGTTGGCATGGTGTTCCAGAAGCCGACGCCGTTCCCCATGTCCGTGTACGACAACA is a window of Janthinobacterium rivuli DNA encoding:
- the pstC gene encoding phosphate ABC transporter permease subunit PstC, with protein sequence MTDSISHAQMLSTMRKQRFQDFMFHKVTMLFALSVLIVLVGIIISLIMESIPAFKTFGLHFIVSAEWDPVNDQYGALIPIIGTLVTSVIALLIAFPVSFGIALFLTEICPAWLRRPLGTAVELLAGVPSIIYGIWGLFVFAPLFADHVQPILKATLGNVPVIGQLFSGPMMGIGLLTAGLVLAIMIIPFIASVMRDVFEIVPAVLKESAYGLGCTRWEVVRKIVLPYTKTGVVGGVMLGLGRALGETMAVTFVIGNANKLSWSLFAAGNSITSLLANEFGEAQSELHVASLFSLALILFVITFIVLSAAKLMLAGMSRKEGTK
- the pstA gene encoding phosphate ABC transporter permease PstA; this encodes MSQVSTLDAPVKPAMNPVYRKRLLMHRVGIALSVAAMALGLAVLVWILFTLVIKGFGALSVDLFTQTTPAPGSEGGGLINAIVGSALMVGLATVVSTPIGILAGIYLAEYGEENKLAQVTRFVTDIMLSAPSIVIGLFVYALYVAHVKHFSGYAGAIALSLIAVPVVVRTTDNMLRLVPNSLLEAAFALGAPRWKVATLVRLRAVKAGVITGVLLALARIAGETAPLLFTALNNQFQSFNMNAPMANLPSVIASFAMSPYDNWRSLAWGGALLITFSVLALNILSRTVFSQKVPN